One Halolamina litorea genomic window carries:
- a CDS encoding aldo/keto reductase, translated as MSDIDLPDIGFGTSGATGDDCVESVRTALDAGYRFLDTAQMYDNEPAVGAGMRLADVDRDDVVLASKILPDNLGYEDAKRTSEESLKRLDVDAVDLLYVHWPTGAYDPEESLRALDELHEAGVARSVGVSNFTPELLDEAREILDADITAHQVECHPLFPQDELRAYADDHGHTLVGYCPLGQGEIFDTPELQTVADRHDTSVAAVCLAWAMEKGVVPIPQSTDPEHIRANYEATALELTDEDVATIDGIEDEERLIDPDAAAWNQ; from the coding sequence ATGAGCGACATCGACCTCCCCGACATCGGCTTCGGTACCTCCGGCGCGACAGGCGACGACTGCGTCGAGAGCGTCCGCACGGCCCTCGACGCCGGCTACCGATTCCTCGACACCGCACAGATGTACGACAACGAGCCCGCCGTCGGCGCGGGGATGCGCCTCGCGGACGTCGATCGGGACGATGTCGTGCTCGCGAGCAAGATTCTCCCGGACAACCTCGGCTACGAGGACGCCAAGCGGACGAGCGAGGAGAGTCTGAAGCGACTCGACGTCGACGCCGTCGACCTGCTGTACGTCCACTGGCCGACCGGCGCCTACGACCCCGAGGAGAGCCTCCGCGCGCTCGACGAACTCCACGAGGCGGGCGTCGCCCGCAGCGTCGGCGTCTCGAACTTCACGCCCGAACTGCTCGACGAGGCCCGCGAGATCCTCGACGCCGACATCACCGCTCACCAGGTCGAGTGTCACCCGCTGTTCCCGCAGGACGAACTCAGGGCCTACGCCGACGACCACGGCCACACGCTCGTCGGCTACTGTCCGCTGGGGCAGGGCGAGATCTTCGACACGCCCGAACTGCAGACAGTCGCCGACCGCCACGACACGAGCGTAGCCGCGGTCTGTCTCGCGTGGGCGATGGAGAAGGGTGTCGTCCCGATCCCGCAGTCGACCGACCCCGAGCACATCCGTGCGAACTACGAGGCGACGGCGTTGGAACTCACCGACGAGGACGTGGCCACTATCGACGGAATCGAGGACGAAGAGCGGCTGATCGACCCCGACGCGGCCGCCTGGAACCAGTAA
- a CDS encoding thiamine pyrophosphate-binding protein: MTLAASVIDRLVEAGIDTVFGIPGKQTLPLNEAIDGRDDVRFVMARHETAVSQQAWGYAETSGRPAATVVVPGPGDMNAMNGLKNAYNDNTPLVHIAVETDPEVRGRDGIHETPPETYDTVTKENRVVKNPDGVLAEVERAVETATTAPKGPVRLGIPKSYLPGSTPNGGVGEIDAGELSRPPADAVADAGGILAGADAPVVIAGGGVRSAEASEELRTFAERYDAPVLTTYKGKGVIPETHPLSAGVLCGATTPEIHQYIADADAVLAVGTDFDELVTRGRTLELPGELIHVTLSPDDLGTNYEPTVGIVADAKPTIAALNGKLPVSDHEAEAVASRLRESVSRRVDELADGETPLTSPGALRAVREAVPDDAIVAADAGGFRIWALATFPAMGPRSYVNPGSWATMGSGLPSALGAQAANPDADVVALAGDGGLMMAVHELHTAAAEDLPVTTVVFRNEDYAIISDGAERDHGLPAGSYAWGDSPIDFVALAESMGVSAARAETPEAVRDAVSAAVDADEPRLVEVPTDPAEPQASDYLTE, encoded by the coding sequence ATGACCCTCGCTGCGTCCGTCATCGACCGACTCGTCGAGGCCGGCATCGACACCGTGTTCGGAATCCCCGGAAAGCAGACACTCCCGCTGAACGAGGCCATCGACGGCCGCGACGACGTGCGGTTCGTGATGGCCCGTCACGAGACGGCCGTCTCCCAGCAAGCGTGGGGCTACGCCGAGACCTCCGGCCGACCCGCTGCCACCGTCGTCGTCCCAGGCCCCGGCGACATGAACGCGATGAACGGGCTGAAGAACGCGTACAACGACAACACGCCGCTGGTCCACATCGCCGTCGAAACCGACCCGGAGGTCCGGGGCCGCGACGGCATTCACGAGACGCCGCCGGAGACCTACGACACCGTCACCAAGGAGAACCGCGTGGTCAAGAACCCCGACGGCGTGCTCGCGGAGGTCGAACGCGCCGTCGAGACGGCGACGACGGCGCCGAAGGGGCCGGTCCGGCTGGGCATCCCCAAGTCCTACCTCCCCGGCTCGACGCCGAACGGCGGCGTCGGCGAGATCGACGCCGGCGAACTCTCCCGGCCGCCGGCCGACGCCGTCGCCGACGCCGGCGGCATCCTCGCGGGCGCCGACGCGCCAGTCGTTATCGCCGGCGGCGGCGTCCGGAGCGCCGAGGCGAGCGAGGAGCTCCGAACCTTCGCCGAGCGCTACGACGCCCCCGTGCTCACGACGTACAAGGGCAAAGGCGTGATTCCGGAAACCCACCCGCTCTCGGCGGGCGTGCTCTGTGGCGCGACGACGCCGGAGATCCACCAGTACATCGCCGATGCAGACGCAGTGCTCGCGGTCGGGACGGACTTCGACGAACTGGTCACTCGCGGGCGCACCCTCGAACTCCCGGGGGAGTTGATCCACGTCACGCTCTCGCCCGACGACCTCGGGACGAACTACGAGCCGACCGTCGGCATCGTCGCCGACGCCAAGCCGACCATCGCGGCGCTGAACGGGAAACTCCCGGTCTCGGACCACGAGGCCGAGGCGGTCGCGAGCCGGCTCCGGGAGTCCGTCTCGCGGCGCGTCGACGAACTCGCCGACGGCGAAACGCCGCTGACCTCGCCCGGCGCGCTGCGGGCCGTTCGGGAGGCGGTCCCGGACGACGCCATCGTCGCCGCCGACGCCGGCGGCTTCCGGATCTGGGCGCTGGCGACGTTCCCCGCGATGGGGCCACGCTCGTACGTCAATCCCGGATCGTGGGCGACGATGGGCAGCGGGCTCCCGTCCGCGCTGGGTGCTCAGGCGGCGAACCCGGACGCCGACGTGGTCGCGCTGGCCGGCGACGGCGGGCTGATGATGGCGGTCCACGAACTCCACACCGCCGCCGCAGAGGACCTCCCGGTGACGACGGTCGTCTTCCGGAACGAGGACTACGCGATCATCAGCGACGGCGCCGAGCGCGACCACGGGCTGCCAGCGGGCTCCTACGCGTGGGGTGACTCGCCCATCGACTTCGTCGCGCTCGCCGAGTCGATGGGTGTGAGCGCGGCCCGCGCGGAGACGCCCGAGGCGGTCCGTGACGCGGTCTCGGCGGCCGTCGACGCCGACGAGCCGCGGCTGGTCGAGGTTCCGACCGATCCCGCAGAGCCACAGGCGAGTGACTACCTGACGGAGTGA
- a CDS encoding YccF domain-containing protein, protein MSDDGPSLAVRTAWFLLIGWWATGIWLGIAWFLNVTIIGLPLGIKMINATPKVLSLKERDFVDVEGRPEEQRYGLLVRAVWFLFVGWWASGIWMSVAYAFTVSIVGIPLAVWMYNKLPFVVSLYEY, encoded by the coding sequence ATGAGCGACGACGGCCCTTCACTCGCGGTCCGTACCGCGTGGTTCCTCCTGATCGGCTGGTGGGCGACCGGAATCTGGCTGGGCATCGCGTGGTTCCTGAACGTCACCATCATCGGCCTCCCGCTCGGGATCAAGATGATCAACGCGACGCCGAAGGTGCTCTCGCTGAAGGAGCGGGACTTCGTCGACGTCGAGGGTCGCCCCGAGGAGCAGCGCTACGGCCTGCTCGTGCGTGCGGTGTGGTTCCTGTTCGTCGGCTGGTGGGCCAGCGGGATCTGGATGAGCGTCGCCTACGCCTTCACGGTGAGCATCGTCGGCATCCCGCTGGCGGTGTGGATGTACAACAAACTGCCGTTCGTCGTCTCGCTGTACGAGTACTAG
- a CDS encoding response regulator — protein MTESDAGGRPTVLVVDDEEAFAESAALWLDADYDVRVATDGNEAVERYDHEVDAVLLDRRMPGMAGDEALTRIDAAPGDAGIAMMSAVEPDYDVIDMPFDDYLRKPVAKADILGTTEKLARRSNYPDELRELFALVSTIEALGERYPRHELETDERHTELVDELASKAAAVTADVTELHAEDAERFRDGFDTALRHR, from the coding sequence ATGACCGAAAGCGACGCCGGGGGGCGTCCCACCGTCCTGGTGGTCGACGACGAGGAGGCGTTCGCGGAGTCCGCGGCCCTCTGGCTGGATGCCGACTACGACGTGCGTGTCGCCACGGACGGGAACGAGGCCGTCGAACGGTACGACCACGAGGTCGACGCCGTGTTGCTCGACCGCCGGATGCCGGGGATGGCCGGGGACGAGGCGCTTACACGGATCGACGCCGCGCCCGGCGACGCCGGGATCGCGATGATGAGCGCCGTCGAACCGGACTACGACGTGATCGACATGCCGTTCGACGACTACCTCCGCAAGCCCGTGGCGAAAGCCGACATTCTGGGGACGACCGAGAAACTGGCACGGCGCTCGAACTACCCCGACGAACTCCGTGAGCTGTTCGCCCTCGTCTCGACCATCGAGGCACTGGGTGAGCGCTACCCGCGTCACGAACTGGAGACCGACGAGCGCCACACCGAACTGGTCGACGAACTGGCGTCGAAAGCCGCCGCCGTCACGGCGGACGTCACCGAACTCCACGCCGAGGACGCCGAGCGGTTCCGCGACGGGTTCGATACGGCCCTGCGCCACCGCTAA
- a CDS encoding acyl-CoA dehydrogenase family protein: MSEPGLLDVIDSEEHRMIRDTVREFCEEEIAPIAQEVESEHRFPEEIFEQLGELDMMGVPVSMEYGGLGGDQFMYALVTEELGRVSGGIGLSYAAHVSLGSKPIEMFGTDEQKEEWLEPLAKGEGMGAWALTEPGSGSDASDMDTTAVKDGDEYVLNGTKQFITNANVANSVLVKAVTDPDAGYGGISTFIVDPENDDGFEISTVWEKMGLNCSPTCEIQLDDVRIPEDRLLGEEGEGWEQTKKTLDGGRISIAALSTGLAQGAYEAARDYSTEREQFGQPISKFDAIRDKVVDMHRKIERARLLTHKAAWAYDQGQTVGRESALAKLDASEAARKVAEESVQTLGGYGYTEDFAPQRFYRDAKLMEIGEGTSEIQHLVIGREIGL; this comes from the coding sequence ATGAGCGAGCCCGGCCTGCTTGACGTGATCGACAGCGAGGAACACCGGATGATCCGCGATACGGTGCGTGAGTTCTGCGAGGAGGAGATCGCCCCCATCGCCCAAGAAGTCGAGAGCGAGCACCGCTTCCCCGAGGAGATCTTCGAGCAGCTCGGCGAACTCGACATGATGGGCGTCCCCGTCTCGATGGAGTACGGCGGCCTCGGCGGCGACCAGTTCATGTACGCACTCGTCACCGAGGAACTGGGTCGAGTCTCCGGCGGGATCGGGCTCTCCTACGCCGCACACGTCTCGCTTGGTTCGAAGCCCATCGAGATGTTCGGCACCGACGAACAGAAGGAGGAGTGGCTGGAGCCGCTCGCGAAGGGTGAGGGGATGGGCGCGTGGGCGCTCACCGAACCCGGCAGCGGCTCGGACGCCTCGGACATGGACACCACGGCCGTGAAGGACGGCGACGAGTACGTCCTCAACGGGACGAAGCAGTTCATCACCAACGCGAACGTCGCCAACAGCGTGCTCGTGAAGGCCGTCACCGATCCCGACGCGGGCTACGGCGGCATCTCGACGTTCATCGTCGACCCCGAGAACGACGACGGGTTCGAGATATCGACGGTCTGGGAGAAGATGGGGCTCAACTGCTCGCCGACCTGCGAGATCCAGTTGGACGACGTGCGCATCCCCGAGGACCGCCTGCTCGGCGAGGAGGGCGAGGGCTGGGAGCAGACGAAGAAGACCCTCGACGGCGGCCGCATCAGCATCGCCGCGCTCTCGACGGGGCTGGCACAGGGCGCCTACGAGGCCGCGCGGGACTACTCCACCGAGCGCGAGCAGTTCGGCCAGCCGATCTCGAAGTTCGACGCGATCCGCGACAAGGTCGTCGACATGCACCGGAAGATCGAGCGAGCACGACTCCTCACCCACAAGGCAGCGTGGGCGTACGACCAGGGCCAGACGGTCGGCCGCGAGTCCGCACTCGCCAAACTCGACGCCAGCGAGGCCGCCCGGAAGGTCGCCGAGGAGTCCGTACAGACCCTCGGCGGCTACGGCTACACCGAGGACTTCGCGCCCCAGCGGTTCTACCGCGATGCGAAGCTGATGGAGATCGGCGAGGGGACCAGCGAGATCCAGCACCTCGTCATCGGCCGCGAGATCGGGCTCTGA
- the gatC gene encoding Asp-tRNA(Asn)/Glu-tRNA(Gln) amidotransferase subunit GatC encodes MSDDDDQPAVTAEEVRGVADLARVDLSDEEVETFTEQFEAVLADFESLDEVPEVESKPDLVNVMRADEVAEGLTQEEALENAAETEDGYFKGPRVS; translated from the coding sequence ATGAGCGACGACGACGATCAGCCGGCGGTCACCGCCGAGGAGGTCCGCGGTGTCGCCGACCTCGCGCGGGTCGACCTCAGCGACGAGGAGGTCGAGACCTTCACCGAGCAGTTCGAGGCGGTGCTCGCCGACTTCGAGAGCCTCGACGAGGTGCCCGAAGTCGAGAGCAAACCGGACCTCGTGAACGTGATGCGGGCCGACGAGGTCGCCGAGGGGCTCACGCAGGAGGAGGCCCTCGAGAACGCCGCCGAGACCGAGGACGGCTACTTCAAGGGGCCCCGGGTGTCGTAA
- a CDS encoding rhodanese-like domain-containing protein: MVAEISPEELQDRLDDDDAPQLIDIRPPSAFARGHLPGSQNVPMAELTGRVGDIEFGDEVVVACQIGQSSKQAVKLLTSYEGTGDADLRSLEGGLEAWEGEVETGRSN, encoded by the coding sequence ATGGTCGCGGAGATCTCCCCCGAGGAACTGCAGGATCGACTCGATGACGACGACGCCCCCCAACTGATCGACATCCGCCCGCCGTCGGCGTTCGCGCGGGGCCACCTCCCCGGCTCACAGAACGTCCCGATGGCCGAACTCACCGGCCGCGTCGGCGACATCGAGTTCGGCGACGAGGTCGTCGTCGCCTGCCAGATCGGCCAGTCCTCGAAGCAGGCCGTGAAGCTGCTGACGAGCTACGAGGGCACTGGCGACGCCGACCTCCGGAGCCTCGAGGGCGGCCTCGAAGCGTGGGAGGGCGAGGTCGAGACCGGCCGCTCGAACTGA
- a CDS encoding desampylase, with the protein MLSIPRAAYGAVLAHADAGGENEVCGILAGERTGDGGEDARVETVHRATNVAETPETRYLIDPEQQLQLIEEIEAAGREVIGFYHSHPRGPPAPSETDAERATWPGYSYAICVPGEHPYLGSWRWTGETFEREAVALRPD; encoded by the coding sequence GTGCTCTCGATCCCTCGCGCGGCCTACGGCGCAGTCCTCGCCCACGCCGACGCCGGCGGTGAGAACGAGGTCTGTGGGATCCTGGCGGGGGAACGGACCGGCGACGGCGGCGAGGACGCCCGGGTTGAGACGGTCCACCGCGCGACGAACGTCGCCGAGACCCCCGAAACGCGCTACCTGATCGATCCCGAGCAACAGCTTCAGCTCATCGAGGAGATCGAGGCCGCGGGTCGGGAGGTGATCGGCTTCTACCACAGCCACCCCCGGGGTCCGCCTGCCCCCAGCGAGACCGACGCCGAGCGGGCGACGTGGCCGGGCTACAGCTACGCGATCTGTGTGCCCGGCGAGCACCCCTACCTCGGTTCGTGGCGCTGGACGGGAGAAACGTTCGAGCGCGAGGCGGTCGCGCTCCGGCCGGACTGA
- the hpt gene encoding hypoxanthine/guanine phosphoribosyltransferase, which translates to MERLRESLHDAPIIDKDGYDYLVHPISNGVPSLDPQLLREVTVGVTRAADLDVDKIVAPEAMGIHIATAVSLQTDIPLVVIRKRAYGLDGEVALHQQTGYSESEMYINDIEEGDRVLIVDDLLSTGGTLAAICDALDDIGAEITDIVVALRKVGDSALDGTDHEATSLLDITVDDGGVTIHD; encoded by the coding sequence ATGGAACGCCTCCGCGAGTCGCTCCACGACGCGCCGATCATCGACAAGGACGGGTACGACTACCTCGTTCATCCCATCTCCAACGGCGTCCCCTCGCTCGATCCCCAACTGCTCAGAGAGGTCACCGTCGGCGTCACCCGGGCCGCCGACCTCGACGTGGACAAGATCGTCGCCCCCGAAGCGATGGGCATCCACATCGCCACGGCGGTGTCGCTCCAGACGGACATCCCGCTCGTGGTGATCCGCAAGCGCGCCTACGGCCTCGACGGCGAGGTCGCGCTCCACCAGCAGACCGGCTACTCCGAGTCCGAGATGTACATCAACGACATCGAGGAGGGCGACCGCGTGCTCATCGTCGACGACCTGCTCTCGACGGGCGGTACGCTCGCGGCCATCTGTGACGCCCTCGACGACATCGGCGCCGAGATCACCGACATCGTCGTCGCGCTGCGGAAGGTCGGCGACTCCGCGCTCGACGGCACCGACCACGAGGCGACCAGCCTCCTCGACATCACGGTCGACGACGGCGGCGTGACGATCCACGACTAA
- a CDS encoding uracil-xanthine permease family protein codes for MPDDGAIDIEYGLDERPPPLKAALLGIQHVAVMVVPATAVAYIVANAAGVSAADTAYLVQMVLLFSGVATLVQTLGAGPVGSKLPIVMGTSFTFVGAATAIGAESGLATVFGAVLVAGFLVEGLIGWQFDRIKPFFPPLVTGLVVVIIGLYLIPVGMDYAAGGVGAADYGSLQNIGLAALVLGVSVGLNLYGEGVTRLLSTLAGIAVGYAVAIVLGIVDFAAVGSAAWIALPNPTRFGAPEFDPVAIVTFAFLFLVSAMETVGDMSGVTAAEGRNPSNEEFRGGLFTDGLLSSVGAAFGAFPVTSFSQNVGIVNFTGVLSRYVVAIAGGMLAVLGLSPKIGALVTTIPSAVFGGAVLLMAGMVAASGVRLIEQNAQFNRRNMVVIAVSIGLGLGIATRPEAASGLPSALQTFVTQPVILTALSALVLNAVAPGEASPLFDATEEPPLGPEPTGTIDDD; via the coding sequence ATGCCCGACGACGGCGCAATCGACATCGAGTACGGCCTCGACGAGCGACCCCCGCCGCTGAAGGCGGCGCTGCTAGGGATCCAGCACGTCGCAGTGATGGTGGTCCCCGCCACCGCGGTGGCGTACATCGTCGCCAACGCGGCCGGGGTCTCCGCCGCCGACACGGCGTACCTGGTCCAGATGGTCCTGCTGTTCTCCGGGGTAGCCACGCTGGTCCAGACGCTCGGCGCCGGCCCGGTCGGCTCGAAGCTCCCCATCGTGATGGGCACCAGTTTCACGTTCGTGGGTGCGGCGACGGCCATCGGTGCCGAGTCGGGGTTGGCGACCGTGTTCGGCGCCGTCCTCGTCGCCGGCTTCCTCGTCGAGGGGCTGATCGGCTGGCAGTTCGACCGCATCAAACCCTTCTTCCCGCCGCTCGTCACCGGGCTGGTCGTCGTCATCATCGGCCTCTACCTGATCCCGGTCGGGATGGACTACGCCGCCGGCGGCGTCGGCGCCGCCGACTACGGCTCGCTGCAGAACATCGGCCTCGCGGCGCTCGTGCTCGGGGTCTCGGTCGGACTGAACCTCTACGGTGAGGGTGTCACGCGCCTGCTCTCGACGCTCGCGGGGATCGCCGTGGGCTACGCCGTCGCCATCGTCCTCGGGATCGTCGACTTCGCGGCTGTCGGATCGGCCGCGTGGATCGCGCTCCCGAACCCGACGCGCTTCGGCGCGCCCGAGTTCGACCCCGTCGCGATCGTCACCTTCGCCTTTCTCTTCCTCGTCTCGGCGATGGAGACCGTCGGCGACATGTCCGGCGTCACCGCCGCCGAGGGCCGCAACCCCAGCAACGAGGAGTTCCGCGGCGGCCTCTTCACTGACGGCCTGCTCTCCTCGGTCGGCGCGGCGTTCGGCGCGTTCCCGGTCACGTCGTTCTCCCAGAACGTCGGCATCGTCAACTTCACCGGCGTACTGAGCCGCTACGTCGTCGCCATCGCCGGCGGCATGCTGGCGGTTCTCGGCCTCAGCCCGAAGATCGGCGCGCTCGTCACCACCATCCCCTCGGCGGTGTTCGGCGGCGCGGTGCTGCTGATGGCCGGGATGGTCGCCGCCAGCGGCGTCCGCCTGATTGAGCAGAACGCGCAGTTCAACCGCCGGAACATGGTCGTCATCGCCGTCTCCATCGGACTGGGGCTGGGGATCGCCACCCGGCCCGAAGCCGCGAGCGGCCTGCCCTCGGCGCTGCAGACGTTCGTCACCCAGCCGGTGATCCTGACCGCGCTCTCGGCGCTGGTCCTGAACGCCGTCGCGCCGGGCGAGGCGAGCCCGCTGTTCGATGCGACCGAGGAGCCGCCGCTCGGACCGGAGCCGACCGGTACCATCGACGACGACTGA
- the gatA gene encoding Asp-tRNA(Asn)/Glu-tRNA(Gln) amidotransferase subunit GatA has translation MSELNAYITRETIEGDDDGPLAGKTVAVKDNISTKGVETTCGSKMLEGYVPPYDATVVEHLKDAGATINGKANMDEFGMGSTTETSHFGATLNPVDTDRVPGGSSGGSAAAVAAGEADLALGSDTGGSVRAPAAFCGVVGIKPTYGLVSRYGLVAYANSLEQIGPIAPTVEEAAGLLDVIAGADERDATTVEEGEDSNYAAAADGDVEGMTIGVPVELLDGADEGVVETFWAAIEDLEEQGAEYVEVSMPSVEKAVAAYYVIAMSEASSNLARFDGTRYGLNAVEAGDYDDLSEAGNWNEAFATAREEGFGPEVKRRILLGTFALSAGYHDKYYAKAQDARAWIKQDFDESLEEADVLASPTMPVPPFELGEGLADPRTMYLADANTVPVNLADLPAISVPAGEADGLPVGMQFIGAKFDEATIVRAASALE, from the coding sequence ATGTCGGAGTTGAACGCCTACATCACCCGGGAGACGATCGAGGGCGACGACGACGGCCCGCTCGCGGGCAAGACCGTCGCCGTGAAGGACAACATCTCGACGAAGGGCGTCGAAACCACCTGTGGCTCGAAGATGCTCGAGGGCTACGTCCCGCCCTACGACGCCACGGTCGTCGAGCACCTCAAGGACGCCGGCGCGACGATCAACGGCAAGGCCAACATGGACGAGTTCGGGATGGGCTCGACCACCGAGACCTCCCACTTCGGCGCGACCCTGAACCCGGTCGACACCGACCGCGTTCCCGGTGGCTCCTCCGGTGGCTCCGCGGCCGCCGTCGCCGCTGGCGAGGCCGACCTCGCGCTCGGTAGCGACACCGGCGGTTCGGTCCGTGCGCCGGCCGCGTTCTGTGGCGTCGTCGGCATCAAGCCGACCTACGGGCTGGTGAGCCGCTACGGCCTCGTCGCCTACGCGAACTCCCTCGAACAGATCGGCCCGATCGCGCCGACCGTCGAGGAGGCCGCGGGCTTGCTCGACGTGATCGCCGGCGCCGACGAGCGCGACGCTACCACCGTCGAGGAGGGGGAGGACTCGAACTACGCCGCGGCCGCCGACGGCGACGTGGAGGGGATGACCATCGGCGTCCCCGTCGAACTGCTCGACGGCGCCGACGAGGGCGTCGTCGAGACGTTCTGGGCGGCCATCGAGGACTTGGAGGAGCAGGGCGCCGAGTACGTCGAGGTCTCGATGCCCTCGGTGGAGAAGGCTGTCGCCGCCTACTACGTGATCGCGATGTCCGAGGCCTCCTCGAACCTCGCGCGCTTCGACGGCACCCGATACGGCCTGAACGCCGTCGAGGCGGGTGACTACGACGACCTCTCGGAGGCCGGCAACTGGAACGAGGCGTTCGCGACCGCCCGCGAGGAAGGGTTCGGCCCCGAGGTCAAGCGCCGCATCCTGCTGGGGACGTTCGCGCTCTCGGCGGGCTACCACGACAAGTACTACGCCAAGGCACAGGACGCCCGGGCGTGGATCAAGCAGGACTTCGACGAGTCGCTCGAGGAAGCCGACGTGCTCGCCTCGCCGACGATGCCCGTGCCGCCGTTCGAACTCGGCGAGGGACTGGCGGATCCCCGGACGATGTATCTCGCCGACGCCAACACCGTCCCGGTCAATTTGGCTGACCTCCCCGCCATCTCGGTGCCCGCCGGCGAGGCCGACGGCCTCCCGGTCGGGATGCAGTTCATCGGCGCGAAGTTCGACGAGGCGACCATCGTGCGCGCGGCGAGCGCACTGGAGTAA